The Pseudomonas sp. SCA2728.1_7 DNA segment CGCCGGTGAAGTAGTAGCCGGGGTAAGGTTTGAAATAGGTGTCGACCATTCGCTGCGGGTCGCCATAGACGCTGCGGATCTGCGCCGGCCAACTCGACTTGATCGCCAGCACGCCGCTGCCGGCGCCTTTGATTTCCTTGCCGTGTTCATCGAGCAGCACCGGTTGCACGCCGAACATCGGTTGCGTGGCGCAGCCCGGTTTGATCCGCTGTGCGCTGACCAGCGGGCTGAGCATGATGCCGCCGGTTTCGGTCTGCCACCAAGTGTCGACGATAGGGCAGCGCTGTTCTCCTACGACGTTGAAATACCATTCCCACGCTTCCGGGTTGATCGGCTCACCGACGCTGCCGAGTAATCTGAGGCTGGCGCGCGAGGTTTCTTTCAACGGTTCGGCGCCTTCGCGCATCAACGCGCGCAGAGCAGTCGGCGCGGTGTAGAAAATATTGACCTTGTGCTTGTCGATCACCTGCCAGAAACGCGAACTGCTCGGGTAGCTCGGCACGCCTTCGAACATCAGCGTGGTCGCACCATTGGCCAGCGGACCGTAGACGATGTAGCTGTGGCCGGTGACCCAACCAACATCGGCGGTGCACCAGAACACCTCGCCGTCGCGGTAGTCGAGCACATATTTGAAAGTCATCGCCGCTTGCAGCAGGTAACCGCCGGTGGTGTGCAGCACGCCTTTGGGTTTGCCGGTGCTGCCGGAGGTGTAGAGGATGAACAGCGGATCTTCGGCGTCCATCGGTTCCGGTGGGCAATCGTCGCTGACATCGCGTACCGCCTGGTGATACCAGAGGTCGCGGCCTTCGACCCAATCGACCTTGCCTTGGCTGCGCTCGACCACCACGACGGTGCTGACGTCCGGGCAACTTTGCAGGGCTTTGTCGACGTTTTGCTTGAGCGGCACGAACTTGCCGCCGCGTACACCTTCGTCGGCAGTGATCACCGTGCGGCAATCGGCATCGAGAATACGGTCACGCAGAGAGTCAGGAGAAAAGCCGCCAAACACCACCGAATGGATCGCGCCGATTCGTGCACAGGCGAGCATGGCGTAAGCGGCTTCGGGGATCATCGGCATGTAGATGCACACCCGGTCGCCTTTCTTCACACCACGGCTTTTCAGCACGTTGGCCAGGCGGCAGACATGGTGGTGAAGTTTTTTATAAGTGATTTGCGCCGATTCGGCCGGGTCGTCGCCTTCCCAGAGCAGGGCGGTCTGCTCGCCGCGCTTTTCCAGATGGCGGTCGATGCAGTTGTAACTGACGTTCAGTCTGCCCCCGGCAAACCAGGCGGCTTCCCCGGTTTTCAGGTCATAGCGCTGAACGGTCTGCCACGGTGTGCTCCAGTCGAGGAACTGCGAGGCCTGCTCGGCCCAGAAGGTGCTGGGGTGTTCAATGGATTCGCGGTACAGGCGCCGATAGTCTTCCTGACTCAATTGCGCAGCCCGGCGGACGGCATCGGCTTTGGGGAACGTGCTGATATCGAACATGACGGTTCCTTATTCTTGTGGTGCGACAGGAATAAAGATGCGCCGATGGGGGCAAGGGATCAAGGCCGGCAGACGGCTCTCCACCGCGAAGAGCCCCTCACCCTAACCCTCTCCCAAAGGGAGAGGGGACTGACCGAGGTGTTTGGGCTTGATACATCGACCTGAAATTTCGGAGTCGAACTCAAGTATCGAAAACGTGAAAATCGGCTCCCTTTCCCCCTCGCCCCTGGGGGGAGAGGGCTGGGGTGAGGGGGAAACGATTTGGCTGTCACCGCGAAATCCACGCCAAACGCCAGACGAAAAAAAGCCCCTGAACTTCAGGGGCTCTCTATCAAGCAACTGATCAACCGCGGTGACGACCGCGGAAGTAGTTGATCAGGCCCTGAGTGGAAGGATCGTCAGCAGTGCTTTCATCGCTGCCGACCAGGCGGTTGTAAACGCCTTTGCCCAGTTCCTTGCCCAATTCCACGCCCCACTGGTCAAAGGCGTTGATGCCCCAGACCACGCTTTGTACGAACACTTTATGTTCATACATTGCCACCAGCGCGCCGAGACGACGCGGGCTGATGCGTTCAACCACAATGGTGTTGCTCGGACGGTTGCCCGGGATCACCTTGTGTGGCGCGAGTTTGTGCACTTCTTCTTCGCTCATGCCTTTGTCGCGCAACTCTTGCTCGGCTTCCGGCAGGGTTTTGCCGAGCATCAGCGCCTGGCTCTGCGACAGGCAGTTGGCGTACAGCCACTGATGGTGGTCGGAAACCGGGTTGAAGCTGACGATCGGCACGATGAAATCGGCCGGGATCAACTGCGAACCTTGATGCAGCAACTGGTGGTAAGCGTGCTGACCGTTGCAGCCGACGCCGCCCCAGATCACCGGACCGGTATCGGTCGACACCGGCGTGCCGTCCTGGCGCACGCTCTTGCCGTTGGATTCCATGTCCAGTTGTTGCAAGTGCTTGGTGATGTTGCGCAGGTAGTGGTCGTACGGCAGGATCGCGTGGCTTTGCGCGCCCCAGAAGTTGCCGTACCACACGCCGAGCAGGGCCAGCAGCACCGGCATGTTCTGTTCGAACGGCGCGGTCTGGAAATGCTGGTCCATGGTGTAGGCACCGGACAGCAATTCCTTGAAGTTGGACATGCCGATGGCCAGAGCGATTGGCAAACCGATCGCCGACCACAGCGAGTAACGCCCACCGACCCAGTCCCACATCGGGAAGATGTTTTCTTCGCGGATACCGAAGGCCACGGCAGCGGCGTTGTTGCTCGATACGGCGATGAAGTGACGATACAGCTCGGCTTCCGAACCGCCCTGCGCCAGGTACCAGGCGCGCGCAGCTTGAGCGTTCTTCAGGGTTTCGAGGGTGTTGAAGGATTTCGACGAGACGATGAACAGTGTGGTCTCGGCGCGCAGTTTCTGCGTCAGCTCGTGGAATTCGCTGCCATCGATGTTCGCCAGATAATGGCAACGCACGCCTTTCTGCGCGTAGGACAGCAGTGCTTCGGACACCAGTTCAGGGCCGAGGAACGAGCCACCGATGCCGATGTTGACCACATCAGTGATCGGCTTTTCGGTGTAACCACGCCACAGGCCATCGTGGATACGGCCGACCAGATCGGTGATCTGGTTCAGGACCTTGTGCACTTCCGGCATCACGTTGACGCCGTTGACCGACAGCTTGTCGCCTACCGGGCGGCGCAGGGCGGTGTGCAGCGCCGGGCGGCCTTCGGAAGTGTTGACGATTTCGCCTTCGAACAGCGCTTTGATGGCGCCTTTGAGATCGACTTCATTGGCCAGACCCACCAGCAGATTGCGGGTCTGGGCGTTGATCAAATTTTTCGAATAATCGAGAAACAGTCCGCAGCTGCTGAGGGTGAATTGATTGAAGCGCTGCGGATCGGCGTTGAAGGCTTCGCGCATGCTGAAATCCTGCATGGCTTGGCGGTGATCTTTCAACGCTTGCCAGGCGGGCAGAGCGGTAACGTCTTGAGGAGTGAGGTAATACGCCATCGCTGCGGTTTTCCTTTTTACTTGAACGGCCTTTTGAACACTGAACAGACCCGGCACGCCATGTTTGGGCATGGGATCAACTGCGTCGACACGATTTCCGGACACAGGGCGAATACAGTAAACCTCGCGCTGCGTTCTGTCTTGACTTTGTCTGACCAGATCCCTGTACTTTTTTAACATCCAGACCGGGAACTGGCCGACAAACGGAGGGGGCGGGGCGAAATCGGGATCAGGCGAGCTGAACCGGGATGGCGTTGCTGGTGTGGCTCAGCTCATTGCCCGGCGCCATGTAGAGCATGCGCGGCTTGAAATTGACCAGCTCGGCTTCGCTGTAATGGGCATAGGCACAAATGATCACGCGGTCGCCGACCTTGGCCTTGTGCGCAGCGGCGCCATTGACGGAGATCATCCGCGAACCCTCTTCGCCACGAATCGCGTAGGTGGTGAAGCGCTCACCATTGTCGACGTTATAAATCTGGATCTGCTCGTATTCACGGATGCCGGACAAGTCCAGCCACTCGCCATCGATGGCGCACGAACCTTCGTAATCGAGCACCGCATGAGTGACTTCGGCGCGGTGCAGTTTGGCCTTGAGCATGATCGCGTGCATGAGGGTTTTCCCGGGTTGGAATCGAACGGCGGGCAGTGTGCCCGAAGGCTTTGAGGGCGGCAATACGGCTTGAAATGCAATTTTCATAACACCGAAAACCACTGTAGGAGTGAGCCTGCTCGCGATAGCGGTGTGTCATTCAACACTAATGCTGACTGACACACCGCTATCGCGAGCAGGCTCACTCCTACAGGGGGTATTGCGGTGTCTTTAAACCGGGGTATCGAGATTCAGGTGCAGATTGTCGATCAACCGCGTGGTGCCGAGGAACGCCGCCACCAGAATCACCAGATCACGGTCTTCAGCCGTCGCCGGACGCAGGGTCAGGGCATGGCGGATTTCCAGGTAGTCCGGGCGCAGACCTGCGGCTTCAAGCTGCTGCAACTGGGCAGCGATCAGCGCCGGGAAGTCGCGTTCACCTTGCTTGATCGACTCGGCAATGTTGCTCAGCGAGCGATAAACGACCGGAGCCACCGCGCGTTGTTCTTCGCTGAGGAAACCGT contains these protein-coding regions:
- the acs gene encoding acetate--CoA ligase, encoding MFDISTFPKADAVRRAAQLSQEDYRRLYRESIEHPSTFWAEQASQFLDWSTPWQTVQRYDLKTGEAAWFAGGRLNVSYNCIDRHLEKRGEQTALLWEGDDPAESAQITYKKLHHHVCRLANVLKSRGVKKGDRVCIYMPMIPEAAYAMLACARIGAIHSVVFGGFSPDSLRDRILDADCRTVITADEGVRGGKFVPLKQNVDKALQSCPDVSTVVVVERSQGKVDWVEGRDLWYHQAVRDVSDDCPPEPMDAEDPLFILYTSGSTGKPKGVLHTTGGYLLQAAMTFKYVLDYRDGEVFWCTADVGWVTGHSYIVYGPLANGATTLMFEGVPSYPSSSRFWQVIDKHKVNIFYTAPTALRALMREGAEPLKETSRASLRLLGSVGEPINPEAWEWYFNVVGEQRCPIVDTWWQTETGGIMLSPLVSAQRIKPGCATQPMFGVQPVLLDEHGKEIKGAGSGVLAIKSSWPAQIRSVYGDPQRMVDTYFKPYPGYYFTGDGARRDEDGDYWITGRIDDVINVSGHRIGTAEVESALVLHDSIAEAAVVGYPHDVKGQGIYAFVTPMNGTEPNDELKKELLAHVSKEIGSFAKPDLIQWAPALPKTRSGKIMRRILRKIACNELDSLGDTSTLADPSVVQGLIDKRLNQ
- the pgi gene encoding glucose-6-phosphate isomerase, whose product is MAYYLTPQDVTALPAWQALKDHRQAMQDFSMREAFNADPQRFNQFTLSSCGLFLDYSKNLINAQTRNLLVGLANEVDLKGAIKALFEGEIVNTSEGRPALHTALRRPVGDKLSVNGVNVMPEVHKVLNQITDLVGRIHDGLWRGYTEKPITDVVNIGIGGSFLGPELVSEALLSYAQKGVRCHYLANIDGSEFHELTQKLRAETTLFIVSSKSFNTLETLKNAQAARAWYLAQGGSEAELYRHFIAVSSNNAAAVAFGIREENIFPMWDWVGGRYSLWSAIGLPIALAIGMSNFKELLSGAYTMDQHFQTAPFEQNMPVLLALLGVWYGNFWGAQSHAILPYDHYLRNITKHLQQLDMESNGKSVRQDGTPVSTDTGPVIWGGVGCNGQHAYHQLLHQGSQLIPADFIVPIVSFNPVSDHHQWLYANCLSQSQALMLGKTLPEAEQELRDKGMSEEEVHKLAPHKVIPGNRPSNTIVVERISPRRLGALVAMYEHKVFVQSVVWGINAFDQWGVELGKELGKGVYNRLVGSDESTADDPSTQGLINYFRGRHRG
- the panD gene encoding aspartate 1-decarboxylase; translation: MHAIMLKAKLHRAEVTHAVLDYEGSCAIDGEWLDLSGIREYEQIQIYNVDNGERFTTYAIRGEEGSRMISVNGAAAHKAKVGDRVIICAYAHYSEAELVNFKPRMLYMAPGNELSHTSNAIPVQLA